In Deinococcus sp. QL22, the following are encoded in one genomic region:
- a CDS encoding protease complex subunit PrcB family protein: MKSSKFVLGSLLALSAGLLAGCSMTGAGNVRVHEATLYGGTQERIVWVYGTLGSSTQSNLKLGGTAVTLQPQVGQDPLALAGTLSVNGKATYRLPSTSGSVKLNVTRDTAGLYSVRPEGGAALSAVYFTDGTRWQKLSTTNGVATGVSVNGLAGAGVLTNEEGAALGQALLGQGPLAVAVLNEQSVPDAALTVEPAPQENLRTALYVLPGVRTVSSLAAGTTGTVTTTPGSGSGTSAGRVGFVEVASGTNASITTGAVRIATSQTALGTIYATAYGRQTGIPAAPRLNAGETAVGIFLGQRNTGGYSVRVTNASAQNGVLTLTVAVNAPGAGSITTQAITSPWTLVRLSGSYSQVRVLDTNGTPLQLGQ, encoded by the coding sequence ATGAAGTCTTCTAAATTCGTTCTGGGTAGTCTGTTAGCGCTCAGTGCAGGTCTACTCGCGGGGTGCAGCATGACGGGTGCAGGCAATGTGCGGGTTCACGAGGCCACGCTGTACGGCGGCACACAGGAGCGCATCGTGTGGGTGTACGGCACGCTGGGCAGCAGCACCCAGAGCAATCTAAAACTGGGCGGCACGGCGGTGACGTTGCAGCCCCAGGTCGGTCAAGACCCTCTGGCATTGGCCGGAACCCTGAGTGTGAACGGCAAGGCCACCTACCGCCTGCCCAGCACGTCCGGCTCCGTAAAACTGAACGTGACCCGCGACACGGCAGGCCTGTACAGTGTGCGGCCCGAAGGCGGCGCGGCCCTGAGTGCCGTCTACTTTACCGATGGCACGCGCTGGCAAAAGCTGAGCACCACCAACGGCGTCGCCACCGGAGTCAGCGTGAACGGGCTGGCGGGTGCGGGCGTACTGACCAATGAAGAAGGCGCGGCGCTGGGGCAGGCGCTACTGGGGCAGGGGCCACTGGCCGTTGCTGTTCTGAATGAACAGAGCGTGCCCGACGCTGCCCTGACCGTCGAACCCGCCCCCCAAGAAAACCTGAGAACCGCGCTGTATGTGCTGCCGGGCGTGCGAACAGTCAGCAGCCTCGCCGCAGGAACGACGGGAACGGTCACCACCACACCGGGAAGTGGGTCGGGCACCTCTGCCGGGCGCGTCGGCTTCGTGGAAGTTGCCAGCGGCACCAACGCCAGCATCACTACCGGAGCCGTACGGATTGCTACCTCCCAAACTGCCCTCGGCACCATCTATGCCACCGCCTATGGTCGCCAGACCGGGATTCCCGCTGCGCCGCGCCTCAATGCAGGCGAGACTGCTGTGGGCATTTTTCTCGGCCAGCGCAACACAGGCGGGTACAGCGTGCGCGTGACCAATGCCAGCGCCCAGAACGGCGTGCTGACCCTGACGGTGGCGGTCAATGCCCCCGGCGCAGGCTCGATTACCACGCAGGCCATCACCAGCCCGTGGACGTTGGTGCGCCTCAGCGGAAGCTACAGCCAGGTGCGCGTGCTGGACACCAACGGTACACCGCTACAACTGGGCCAGTAA
- the recN gene encoding DNA repair protein RecN, which yields MSQTAPQPSSSLGSSPSTGRLARLEVRNLATIPALTLELRGGFSAFTGETGAGKSIIVDALGLLLGARANTDLIRTGEDALLVTGFWEGASDEFSASRRVTTQGRGTARLDGEVVSVRELQEWATTHLTIHWQHSAVSLLTPANQRDLLDRQVAAESGAYRAAYRAWQEAAARLEALRTGERERARQLDLLTFQAREIAEIAPQPGEEEPLSTDLTRLANLDTIAQGAAGALELLSDGEISVTGLMAEAVRALNAGAKYDETSAGLQRDLREALDAVQAIVGELRGTAEDSAPDPEELARVEARLSALGKLRAKYGPTLEDVLAFQESVNAELAALERDEHDAGTLEADVNALKTAALAAGKALDAARTRTAGPLSASLLAVIRELGMPHARLEFRLSPLPTPALSGISDVLLYFTANPGEDLAPLADVASGGELSRVMLAISTVLGADTPTVIFDEVDAGIGGSAALAVAAQLSGLAASRQVLVVTHLAQIAARADQHYKVEKHVEGGRTVSRVRLLNPQERLEEIARMMSGNTSDAALTHARELLSR from the coding sequence GTGTCCCAAACAGCGCCCCAGCCCAGTTCTTCTCTGGGCAGCTCCCCTTCAACTGGCAGGCTGGCGCGGCTGGAAGTGCGGAATCTGGCGACTATTCCGGCCCTGACGCTGGAACTTCGCGGCGGATTCTCGGCGTTTACGGGCGAAACGGGCGCGGGCAAAAGCATCATCGTGGACGCGCTGGGGCTGCTGCTGGGAGCGCGGGCCAACACCGATCTGATTCGCACCGGAGAAGACGCGCTGCTGGTCACGGGCTTCTGGGAAGGGGCGTCGGATGAATTCAGCGCCAGCCGCCGCGTGACCACACAGGGACGCGGCACGGCGCGGTTGGACGGTGAGGTGGTCAGCGTGCGCGAATTGCAGGAATGGGCGACTACCCACCTCACAATTCACTGGCAGCACAGCGCGGTCAGTCTGCTCACCCCTGCCAACCAGCGCGACCTGCTAGACCGGCAGGTGGCGGCGGAATCGGGCGCGTACCGGGCGGCTTACCGGGCGTGGCAGGAAGCGGCGGCGCGGCTGGAGGCCCTGCGAACCGGAGAGCGTGAGCGGGCGCGGCAACTGGACTTGCTGACCTTTCAGGCCCGCGAGATTGCCGAAATAGCTCCTCAACCCGGCGAGGAAGAGCCGCTGAGTACCGACCTGACCCGGCTGGCAAACCTGGACACCATCGCGCAGGGGGCGGCGGGGGCGCTGGAACTGCTGTCGGATGGAGAAATCAGCGTGACCGGGCTGATGGCCGAAGCCGTGCGGGCGCTGAATGCCGGAGCCAAATACGATGAAACCAGTGCCGGGTTGCAGCGTGACCTGCGTGAAGCCTTGGACGCGGTGCAGGCCATCGTGGGCGAGCTGCGCGGCACCGCCGAAGACAGCGCCCCCGACCCCGAGGAACTGGCCCGCGTAGAGGCGAGGCTGTCGGCACTAGGCAAACTGCGGGCCAAATACGGGCCGACGCTGGAAGACGTGCTGGCGTTTCAGGAATCGGTGAATGCAGAACTGGCCGCGCTGGAACGCGACGAACACGACGCCGGAACGCTGGAAGCCGATGTGAACGCCCTGAAAACCGCAGCTTTGGCTGCAGGCAAGGCGCTGGACGCCGCCCGCACCCGCACCGCTGGCCCCTTATCGGCCTCGCTGCTGGCGGTTATTCGGGAACTGGGAATGCCGCACGCCCGCCTCGAATTCCGGCTGTCGCCGCTGCCTACGCCCGCGCTGAGCGGCATCAGCGACGTGCTGCTGTACTTCACGGCCAACCCCGGCGAAGACCTCGCGCCCCTGGCCGATGTCGCGTCGGGCGGCGAGTTGTCGCGGGTGATGCTGGCGATCAGTACGGTCTTGGGAGCCGATACACCCACCGTGATTTTTGACGAGGTAGACGCTGGCATCGGCGGTTCGGCGGCGTTGGCAGTGGCGGCGCAACTGTCGGGGCTGGCCGCCTCGCGGCAGGTGTTGGTGGTCACTCACCTCGCGCAGATTGCCGCCCGCGCCGATCAGCATTACAAGGTGGAAAAACATGTGGAGGGAGGCCGGACGGTGAGCCGGGTGCGCCTGCTGAACCCCCAGGAACGGCTGGAAGAAATTGCCCGCATGATGAGCGGCAACACGTCGGACGCGGCGCTGACGCATGCGCGGGAGTTGCTGAGCCGCTGA
- a CDS encoding SDR family oxidoreductase, with the protein MTSSATSLTGTSFDLSGRVVAVTGASKGIGWALVQALAAAGATVIGGARDVTGLELPGAIFLPLDVTDETSVSAFAEAATQAGVDSLVNNAGVGSFLPVQDITPAEYHRVMDTNVLGTLLVTRALIGQFQARHAGG; encoded by the coding sequence ATGACCTCAAGCGCAACGAGCCTGACTGGAACCTCATTTGACCTCTCAGGCCGCGTGGTGGCCGTTACAGGCGCAAGCAAAGGCATCGGCTGGGCACTGGTGCAGGCGTTGGCGGCGGCGGGCGCAACCGTGATCGGCGGGGCGCGGGATGTGACGGGCCTGGAACTGCCGGGCGCAATCTTCTTGCCGCTGGACGTGACCGACGAAACCAGCGTGAGCGCTTTTGCCGAAGCTGCTACACAAGCGGGCGTGGATTCGTTGGTCAACAATGCGGGCGTCGGCTCATTTTTGCCCGTACAGGACATCACTCCTGCCGAATACCACCGCGTAATGGACACCAACGTTCTGGGCACGCTCCTGGTCACACGGGCGCTGATCGGTCAGTTTCAGGCCCGGCACGCGGGGGGCTGA
- a CDS encoding DUF4397 domain-containing protein: MTNFKIGLTALAALSLASAASAQMGQAYVRVVHAVSDAPNVDVYVDGVRTVANAPFKAVTSFGEVPAGAHKVMVTAAGMMDTVVFEADVNLTAGTYYTVAAVGYLKNVKPKIFTATSMNMNKAKAAVNVYHLSPDGPRVQALAVDMSNAKLLPMGLSYGNKASLLVNPMGVNLNVVPFGKMAPVVKNISGISVAGGKSYSLFAVGTLGGKTFDVVVAEDKLVMGSMNEK; encoded by the coding sequence ATGACGAACTTCAAAATTGGACTGACCGCCCTCGCCGCCCTTTCTCTCGCCTCCGCCGCTAGCGCCCAGATGGGTCAGGCCTACGTGCGTGTCGTTCACGCCGTCAGCGACGCCCCCAATGTCGATGTGTACGTGGACGGCGTTCGCACCGTTGCCAACGCGCCCTTCAAGGCCGTCACCAGCTTCGGTGAAGTGCCTGCTGGCGCACACAAAGTTATGGTCACCGCCGCCGGAATGATGGATACCGTGGTCTTCGAGGCCGACGTGAACCTGACTGCCGGAACGTACTACACCGTCGCCGCTGTCGGCTACCTGAAGAACGTTAAGCCCAAGATCTTCACGGCCACCAGCATGAACATGAACAAGGCCAAGGCCGCCGTCAACGTCTACCACCTCTCGCCCGACGGCCCCCGCGTGCAGGCTTTGGCCGTAGACATGAGCAACGCCAAGCTGCTGCCTATGGGCCTGAGCTACGGCAACAAGGCCAGCCTGCTCGTGAACCCGATGGGCGTCAATCTGAACGTCGTACCCTTCGGCAAGATGGCACCTGTCGTCAAGAACATCAGCGGCATCAGCGTGGCGGGCGGCAAGAGCTACAGCCTGTTTGCGGTGGGCACACTGGGCGGCAAGACCTTTGACGTCGTCGTGGCCGAAGACAAACTGGTCATGGGGAGCATGAACGAAAAGTAA
- the tilS gene encoding tRNA lysidine(34) synthetase TilS, with protein MLPLTSVLFPYAAQTVVVGVSGGADSVALLLALRLAGARVVAAHLDHALRSDSADDARWVQELCAGLGVPCEVARVDVGAVAARRGWNGEDAARRVRYDFLSRAAKKVGASAILTAHTRRDQAETVLMALLRGEAVLHGIPAVRGRVHRPWLGVSRADIEAFLVAHNQGWREDPSNADPSFTRAWLRLEVMPVLAARFPGIEMALARIARLSAEDDAALSELAARITAHAPLAAQLPAVLRRWVRQELVGAGHSFHADQIGALTAALRQSATLHLTLPGARQVTATGGKLYTAPQKWPPPDFPLPDGWILRTRKPADRIRLPAGTRKLSDVFTDAKVPRESRDTVPVLVSAAGVQWAGVRPPVWAEGARAQAGVPEDVHHRAMGEALALAHAAAEAGEVPVGAVVLHGGAVVGRGRNTSRQEGDMTRHAELAALREAAATLGTPYLTECTLVVTLEPCPMCLGAALEARIGGIVYGAANPKAGALGGVLDVLAAHWGHTPTVLGGVRATEATRLLKEAFRQVRQAKTAFQTTGPQTPERDPA; from the coding sequence GTGTTGCCGCTGACCTCTGTGCTCTTTCCCTATGCCGCCCAGACCGTTGTCGTGGGCGTGTCGGGCGGCGCAGACAGTGTGGCGCTGCTGCTGGCGCTGCGGTTGGCGGGGGCGCGGGTGGTGGCGGCCCACCTTGACCATGCCCTGCGTTCCGATTCTGCCGACGATGCCCGCTGGGTACAGGAGTTATGCGCCGGGCTGGGTGTGCCCTGCGAAGTGGCGCGGGTGGATGTGGGCGCAGTGGCCGCCCGCCGGGGCTGGAATGGGGAAGATGCGGCCCGGCGCGTGCGCTACGATTTCCTGTCCAGAGCTGCTAAGAAAGTTGGAGCCTCGGCCATTCTGACGGCCCACACCCGGCGCGATCAGGCCGAAACGGTGCTCATGGCCCTGCTGCGCGGAGAGGCCGTGCTACACGGCATTCCCGCTGTGCGGGGGCGGGTGCATCGACCCTGGCTGGGGGTGTCGCGGGCCGACATAGAGGCTTTTTTGGTGGCCCACAATCAGGGCTGGCGAGAAGACCCCAGCAACGCCGACCCGTCTTTTACGCGGGCGTGGCTGCGGCTGGAGGTGATGCCCGTGCTGGCGGCCCGCTTTCCGGGCATAGAAATGGCGCTGGCCCGCATTGCCCGCCTGAGTGCCGAAGACGACGCAGCCCTGTCCGAGTTGGCCGCCCGCATCACGGCTCACGCGCCGCTGGCTGCCCAACTGCCCGCCGTGCTGCGCCGCTGGGTGCGGCAGGAATTGGTGGGCGCGGGCCACAGCTTTCACGCCGATCAGATTGGGGCATTGACGGCGGCCCTGCGCCAGTCGGCCACCTTGCACCTGACGTTGCCGGGAGCGCGGCAGGTCACGGCCACCGGAGGCAAGCTGTACACCGCGCCGCAAAAATGGCCCCCGCCCGATTTCCCCCTTCCAGACGGCTGGATTCTGCGTACCCGGAAGCCCGCTGACCGAATCCGCCTGCCTGCCGGAACCCGCAAGCTCAGCGACGTATTCACCGATGCCAAGGTGCCGCGTGAAAGCCGGGACACCGTGCCTGTGCTGGTTTCTGCCGCTGGCGTGCAGTGGGCAGGAGTGCGCCCGCCCGTGTGGGCCGAGGGTGCCCGCGCTCAGGCTGGCGTGCCGGAAGACGTGCATCACCGAGCTATGGGCGAGGCTTTGGCACTGGCCCACGCCGCCGCCGAGGCCGGAGAGGTTCCGGTGGGCGCGGTGGTGCTACACGGCGGCGCGGTGGTGGGCCGGGGCCGCAACACTTCCCGGCAGGAGGGCGATATGACCCGGCACGCGGAATTGGCTGCTCTCAGGGAAGCCGCCGCCACGCTGGGCACGCCGTACCTCACCGAATGCACGTTGGTGGTCACGCTGGAACCCTGCCCGATGTGTCTGGGCGCGGCGCTGGAAGCGCGAATTGGCGGCATCGTGTACGGCGCGGCCAACCCTAAAGCGGGGGCGCTGGGCGGCGTGCTGGACGTTTTGGCGGCTCACTGGGGCCATACGCCCACCGTACTGGGCGGCGTGCGGGCGACAGAGGCGACGCGGCTGCTGAAAGAGGCGTTCCGGCAGGTTCGGCAAGCCAAAACCGCGTTCCAAACAACTGGCCCCCAAACACCCGAACGCGACCCCGCCTGA
- a CDS encoding alpha/beta family hydrolase, which translates to MTRLRSQRPQLSPRARVWLALFLAGFLGYLLAVGIGVVNRPPLVIGQDAAVQGAQARATLQSSPSTFIDIQPVNGQYDTLLVFYSGGLVRPQAYEWLGTALAGQGVRTVIPAFPLDLAVTGIGRAATLIKQFGAGKRVILAGHSLGGAMAAQYARDHRAQLAGLILMGAYPAGNVSLRDLAGTPLPVLSLLAEHDEVAAEADVRDGLKRLPTSARLTVIEGANHAFFGRYGPQKGDGLPTVTRAEAEAQIVAEIQGFLDGLPGQ; encoded by the coding sequence ATGACCCGTCTCCGCTCTCAGCGTCCCCAACTTTCGCCGCGTGCGCGGGTGTGGCTCGCTCTTTTCTTGGCCGGATTTTTGGGCTATTTGCTGGCTGTCGGCATTGGGGTGGTAAATCGCCCGCCGTTGGTGATAGGCCAGGACGCCGCCGTACAGGGCGCACAGGCCCGCGCCACATTGCAAAGCAGCCCCAGCACGTTTATAGATATTCAGCCGGTGAACGGGCAATACGACACGCTGCTCGTGTTCTATTCCGGCGGATTGGTACGCCCGCAAGCCTACGAATGGTTGGGCACAGCGTTGGCGGGGCAGGGCGTGCGAACCGTGATTCCCGCCTTCCCGCTCGATTTGGCCGTGACTGGAATCGGCCGCGCCGCCACTCTGATCAAACAGTTCGGCGCAGGCAAGCGCGTGATTCTGGCGGGGCATTCGCTGGGCGGCGCGATGGCGGCCCAATATGCCCGTGACCACCGGGCGCAACTGGCGGGGCTGATCCTGATGGGCGCGTATCCGGCGGGAAATGTGAGCCTGCGCGACTTGGCTGGAACACCCTTGCCCGTGCTGTCCCTGCTGGCCGAGCATGACGAGGTGGCCGCTGAAGCCGATGTTCGGGACGGCCTGAAGCGCCTACCAACCTCTGCCCGCCTGACCGTGATTGAGGGGGCCAATCACGCCTTTTTCGGACGCTACGGCCCCCAAAAGGGCGACGGCCTTCCCACCGTGACCCGCGCTGAGGCTGAAGCGCAGATTGTGGCGGAGATTCAGGGATTCTTGGACGGATTGCCGGGGCAGTAG
- a CDS encoding SDR family oxidoreductase: MNPVLLITGGSRGIGAATALLAAQRGHAVAVNYRQDAAAAQQTVLAVERSGGQAVAIQADVSSESDVERMFREVAQQLGPLTALVNNAGILEQQTRVEHLDAARLRRIFETNVIGSFLCAREAVRCMSTRRGGQGGAIVNVSSRAAVLGSAGEYVDYAASKGAIDTLTVGLAHEVAGEGIRVNGVRPGLITTEMHASGGEAGRVARLSAGVPLGRGGEPEEVARAILWLLSDEASYTTGAILDVSGGR, from the coding sequence ATGAATCCAGTCCTGCTGATTACCGGGGGAAGTCGGGGCATCGGCGCGGCAACGGCGCTGCTGGCTGCCCAAAGGGGCCACGCGGTGGCCGTGAACTACAGGCAAGACGCCGCCGCTGCCCAACAAACCGTGTTGGCCGTAGAAAGGAGTGGGGGCCAAGCCGTAGCGATTCAGGCCGATGTGAGTAGCGAAAGCGATGTGGAACGGATGTTCCGGGAAGTGGCGCAGCAGTTGGGCCCGCTGACCGCCTTGGTGAACAACGCGGGCATTCTGGAGCAGCAGACCCGCGTGGAACATCTGGACGCCGCCCGCCTGAGACGTATTTTTGAAACCAACGTGATCGGCAGTTTCCTGTGCGCCCGCGAAGCCGTGCGCTGCATGTCCACACGGCGCGGCGGGCAGGGGGGAGCCATTGTGAATGTGTCGTCGCGGGCGGCGGTACTGGGTTCGGCGGGCGAATACGTGGACTACGCGGCGTCCAAAGGGGCCATAGACACCCTGACCGTTGGGCTGGCGCACGAGGTCGCGGGCGAGGGCATCCGCGTGAACGGCGTGCGCCCTGGCCTGATCACCACCGAAATGCACGCCAGCGGAGGCGAGGCGGGTCGTGTGGCGCGGCTGTCTGCGGGCGTGCCGCTGGGCAGGGGCGGGGAACCGGAGGAAGTGGCGCGGGCCATTCTCTGGCTGCTGTCAGATGAAGCGTCGTATACCACCGGGGCCATCCTGGACGTGTCGGGCGGGCGCTGA
- a CDS encoding class I SAM-dependent rRNA methyltransferase: MKKSLSVTLSPGAVRRIAGRYPFGHSGDIAAADAGIAPGEVVDVRDPGGPFLGRGYFNPDGATPLRMLTWQKEEIDLKFYRARIRAALARRAGRILNTDAMRVLHAEADGMPGIIADQFGSVLSVQLRNAGVERHRDLILRALREETGAASAFERSDTGERRREGLGLQTSILWGDVPERVTFFEDDLNLHFAPMDAQKTGFFLDQRDNRRMMRGLVKPGEHFLDVYSYTGGFSLHAARAGAKTVAIDKDNVALAVLEREAGLNEVRVGVRWGDAIEQLTGLEKEKRTFSAAVLDPPTLAKRKDDVPRAKRIFTDGAARALRMLTPGGHLLISTCAHYIRVDDLLDAARVASGEAGCDAEVTAITYQPADHPHLLSVPESLYLKSILLRKEG; the protein is encoded by the coding sequence ATGAAGAAGAGTCTGTCTGTGACCCTCAGCCCCGGCGCGGTTCGGCGCATCGCGGGGCGCTATCCGTTTGGGCATTCCGGCGATATTGCCGCCGCCGACGCGGGCATTGCTCCCGGTGAAGTGGTGGATGTGCGCGACCCCGGTGGGCCGTTCTTGGGGCGCGGCTACTTTAACCCCGACGGCGCGACGCCGCTGCGAATGCTGACGTGGCAAAAAGAAGAGATTGACCTGAAGTTTTACCGCGCCCGAATCCGTGCGGCGCTGGCACGGCGGGCCGGAAGAATCCTGAACACCGACGCCATGCGTGTGCTGCACGCCGAGGCCGACGGTATGCCGGGCATTATTGCCGACCAGTTTGGCAGCGTGCTGAGTGTGCAACTGCGGAACGCGGGCGTGGAGCGTCACCGCGACCTGATCCTGCGTGCCCTGCGCGAAGAAACGGGCGCGGCCAGTGCTTTTGAGCGCAGTGACACGGGCGAGCGCCGCCGCGAAGGGCTGGGGCTGCAAACCAGCATCCTATGGGGCGATGTGCCGGAGCGCGTGACCTTTTTCGAGGACGATCTGAACCTGCACTTTGCGCCGATGGACGCCCAGAAGACCGGGTTTTTTCTGGATCAGCGCGACAACCGCCGCATGATGCGCGGCCTCGTGAAGCCCGGCGAACACTTTTTGGACGTGTACAGCTACACGGGCGGCTTCTCTCTGCACGCGGCGCGGGCCGGAGCCAAAACCGTAGCAATCGACAAGGACAATGTGGCGTTGGCCGTACTGGAGCGAGAAGCTGGCCTGAACGAAGTGCGCGTGGGCGTGCGTTGGGGCGACGCGATAGAGCAATTGACTGGGCTGGAGAAGGAAAAACGTACCTTCAGCGCCGCCGTGCTCGACCCGCCCACCCTCGCCAAGCGCAAGGACGACGTACCCCGTGCCAAGCGGATTTTTACTGATGGAGCCGCCCGCGCCCTGCGAATGCTGACCCCTGGCGGGCATCTGCTGATCAGCACGTGTGCCCACTACATCCGGGTAGACGACCTGCTGGACGCGGCGCGGGTGGCCAGCGGCGAGGCAGGCTGCGACGCCGAAGTGACCGCCATCACCTACCAGCCCGCCGACCATCCCCACCTGCTGAGCGTGCCGGAGAGCCTGTATCTGAAGAGTATTTTGCTGCGCAAGGAAGGGTGA
- a CDS encoding peroxiredoxin has translation MTTISPSMTPPAKMAPEFSARSDDGRTLRLSEMRGKWVILFFYPRAGSPGCSIEARRFEAKVDDFNALNAQLIGVSLDTEARQAKFRDSCGLSYPLIPDGERTLSKAYGVIGGLGGLLGMAARETFLIAPDGTLARHWRTVNPANHAADVLKELETRSCNWPKA, from the coding sequence ATGACCACCATCTCGCCCTCCATGACTCCACCGGCCAAGATGGCCCCCGAATTTTCGGCCCGCAGCGACGATGGACGCACCCTGCGCCTGTCAGAGATGCGCGGCAAGTGGGTGATTCTCTTCTTCTATCCGCGTGCCGGGTCGCCCGGATGCAGCATCGAGGCGCGGCGGTTCGAGGCCAAAGTGGACGACTTCAATGCCCTGAACGCCCAACTGATCGGCGTAAGTCTGGATACCGAAGCGCGGCAGGCCAAGTTCCGCGACTCCTGCGGCCTGTCGTATCCGCTGATTCCAGACGGTGAACGCACGCTGTCTAAGGCATACGGCGTGATTGGCGGCCTTGGCGGGTTGCTGGGCATGGCCGCCCGCGAAACGTTTCTGATTGCCCCAGACGGCACTCTGGCCCGCCACTGGCGCACCGTGAACCCGGCCAACCACGCGGCAGACGTGCTGAAGGAACTGGAAACGCGCAGTTGCAACTGGCCTAAAGCGTAG
- the pckA gene encoding phosphoenolpyruvate carboxykinase (ATP), translating to MSLTSARQEATGLPDAPSTVLNDLGIHTATLHLQSGVTELYEAALRRGEGRIAAGGPLAVRTNKTGRSPKDRFIVEDDLTRDAVWWGGFNTPISPVVFDRLLDKMTAYANAGGKESKTKELFVQHLFAGTDPAHRLGVRFVQEMAYHSLFVRNMFVRPSLEELADFTPDWTVLNLPGFRADPVQDGVRSDTFILVNFSRKMVLIGGTEYAGENKKAIFGVLNFLLPERGVMPMHCSANVGPEGDVALFFGLSGTGKTTLSADPARALIGDDEHGWTDDGVFNFEGGCYAKVIGLNAEAEPDIYRTTHTFGTVLENVVLGSDGTPDLNDGSLTENTRSAYPIHQIGNIVEAGRAGHPRNIVFLTADAYGVLPPISRLTPEQTMYFFLSGFTAKIPGTEDGITEPQPTFSTCFGAPFMPRHPGEYARLLAQKVQISGARVWLVNTGWTGGMYGQGKRMSIRHTRAMLNAALSGGLDGVTFEREPHFGLEIPAQVPGVPDGVLNPRHAWADAAAYDVVARKLARMFRENFKRFEDGVDAAVTASMPDPDAQN from the coding sequence ATGAGCCTGACTAGCGCACGCCAAGAGGCGACGGGGTTGCCAGACGCACCAAGCACCGTCCTAAACGATTTGGGCATCCATACCGCTACGCTTCACCTTCAATCCGGCGTCACCGAACTGTACGAGGCAGCCCTGCGGCGCGGCGAAGGCCGAATCGCGGCGGGCGGCCCTTTGGCGGTGCGTACCAATAAAACGGGCCGCAGCCCCAAAGACCGCTTTATTGTGGAAGACGACCTGACGCGGGACGCCGTGTGGTGGGGCGGATTCAACACGCCGATCAGCCCGGTGGTGTTTGACCGCTTGCTGGACAAGATGACGGCCTACGCCAACGCGGGCGGCAAAGAATCCAAGACCAAAGAACTTTTCGTGCAACACCTGTTTGCAGGCACCGACCCGGCCCACCGCCTCGGCGTGCGCTTTGTGCAGGAAATGGCGTACCACTCGCTGTTTGTACGCAATATGTTCGTGCGGCCCAGTTTAGAGGAATTGGCCGACTTTACGCCCGACTGGACAGTGCTGAATCTGCCCGGATTCCGTGCCGATCCCGTACAGGACGGCGTTCGCAGCGACACGTTCATTCTGGTCAACTTTAGCCGCAAGATGGTACTGATCGGCGGCACCGAATACGCGGGCGAGAACAAGAAAGCCATTTTCGGCGTGCTGAATTTCCTGTTGCCAGAGCGTGGCGTGATGCCCATGCACTGCTCGGCCAACGTGGGGCCGGAAGGCGATGTAGCCCTGTTTTTCGGGCTGAGCGGCACGGGCAAGACCACCCTCAGCGCCGACCCCGCCCGCGCCCTGATCGGTGACGACGAACACGGCTGGACAGACGACGGCGTATTCAACTTCGAGGGCGGATGCTACGCCAAAGTCATCGGCCTGAACGCCGAAGCCGAGCCAGACATTTACCGCACTACACACACTTTTGGCACGGTGCTGGAAAACGTGGTGCTGGGCAGTGACGGCACGCCCGACCTGAACGACGGATCGCTGACCGAGAACACCCGCAGCGCCTACCCGATTCATCAGATCGGCAACATCGTGGAGGCGGGCCGCGCTGGGCATCCGCGCAATATCGTGTTCCTGACCGCCGACGCTTACGGCGTGCTGCCCCCCATCAGCCGCCTGACGCCCGAACAGACCATGTACTTCTTCCTGAGCGGCTTCACGGCCAAGATTCCCGGCACCGAAGACGGAATCACCGAGCCGCAGCCCACCTTCAGCACCTGCTTTGGCGCGCCCTTTATGCCCCGGCATCCCGGCGAATATGCCCGCCTGCTCGCGCAAAAAGTGCAGATCAGCGGTGCGCGGGTGTGGCTGGTGAACACGGGCTGGACAGGCGGCATGTACGGCCAAGGCAAACGCATGAGCATCCGCCACACGCGGGCCATGCTGAACGCGGCGCTATCGGGCGGGCTGGACGGCGTGACCTTTGAGCGCGAACCCCACTTTGGCCTGGAGATTCCCGCACAGGTTCCCGGCGTACCGGACGGCGTGCTGAACCCCCGCCACGCCTGGGCCGATGCAGCCGCTTACGACGTGGTGGCCCGCAAACTGGCCCGCATGTTCCGCGAGAACTTCAAGCGCTTCGAGGACGGCGTAGACGCAGCGGTGACGGCGAGTATGCCTGACCCGGACGCACAGAACTGA
- a CDS encoding SDR family oxidoreductase, with protein MNITSDVSGRTFANGALYTASKYAQRAITQALAHEGHGYGLRVTEIRPGRVDTYFGGSVQGEAHKAAWLRPADVAQATLYALSAPAHARIDEILLHPTVQDVAF; from the coding sequence GTGAACATCACCAGCGACGTGTCGGGCCGCACCTTTGCCAATGGGGCGCTATATACGGCCAGCAAATATGCCCAGCGGGCCATCACGCAGGCGTTGGCGCACGAGGGCCACGGCTACGGCCTGCGCGTCACCGAGATTCGCCCCGGCAGGGTAGACACCTATTTCGGTGGCAGCGTGCAGGGCGAGGCCCACAAAGCCGCCTGGCTGCGCCCCGCAGATGTCGCGCAGGCCACGCTATACGCCCTGAGCGCCCCCGCTCACGCCCGCATAGACGAAATCTTGCTGCATCCCACCGTGCAGGATGTGGCGTTCTAG